A single Harpia harpyja isolate bHarHar1 chromosome 6, bHarHar1 primary haplotype, whole genome shotgun sequence DNA region contains:
- the MFAP5 gene encoding LOW QUALITY PROTEIN: microfibrillar-associated protein 5 (The sequence of the model RefSeq protein was modified relative to this genomic sequence to represent the inferred CDS: inserted 1 base in 1 codon; deleted 2 bases in 1 codon; substituted 1 base at 1 genomic stop codon), with product MGGAGSLRRIINSGMRVWAAAPRSPPHSRCMMTPRPTISLASXFFFLSFFFFFFSPTNSYFEDNQKXNVFWVWPHVIYPIAKVGGTTEGERERLLLQGVETEGCRMKTSGACILLCLLALSLSPADWFPWVVNGQELESATGDVSTDSFISTSAAAVTPPVLLSPVQSDSETTTASSDCREEKFPCTRLYSVHKPVKQCISYLCVTSVRRMYIINKEVCSRIVCKENEVMQDEICRQLAGLPSRRLRRSGQPLHLPCRQLLEQQQRRRPDAL from the exons ATGGGAGGAGCGGGCTCCCTTCGGAGGATAATAAACTCTGGAATGAGGGTGTGGGCTGCTGCTCCTCGCTCCCCCCCTCATTCCAGATGCATGATGACACCACGTCCCACCATCTCGCtggctt cctttttctttctttctttcttctttttttttttttcccccacaaattCGTATTTTGAAGACAACCAAAAGTAGAACGTGTTCTGGGTGTGGCCGCATGTGATTTATCCAATAGCCAAAGTGGGGGGGACCACTGAAGGGGAGAGAGAG CgactgctgctgcagggagtGGAGACCGAGGGCTGCA GGATGAAGACCTCTGGAGCCTGTATACTGCTGTGTCTCTTAGCACTCTCCTTGTCCCCAGCTG ACTGGTTTCCATGGGTGGTCAATGGGCAAGAACTGGAAAGTGCAACTG GTGACGTTAGCACCGACTCTTTTATCAGCACCTCCG ctgcagctgtCACACCACCTGTGCTTCTTAGTCCTG TTCAGTCTGACAGTGAAACCACGACAGCTTCATCAG ATTGTCGTGAAGAAAAGTTCCCTTGCACACGCCTGTACTCTGTTCACAAACCAGTAAAGCAGTGTATCAGCTACCTCTGTGTTACAAG TGTGCGTCGCATGTACATAATAAACAAGGAGGTGTGCTCTCGCATTGTCTGCAAGGAGAACGAGGTCATGCAAG ATGAGATCTGTCGCCAGCTGGCTGGCCTTCCTTCTCGACGTCTCCGCCGATCTGGGCAACCCCTGCATCTCCCTTGCAGACAactcctggagcagcagcagcgcagAAGGCCTGATGCTCTGTGA